In the genome of Triticum urartu cultivar G1812 chromosome 5, Tu2.1, whole genome shotgun sequence, one region contains:
- the LOC125507803 gene encoding WPP domain-associated protein-like isoform X2, whose protein sequence is MAPAPPAAEQPLEHELQQELSSIMLQGYITGLRREFETKLCENHNHISTLSKSCKENLSEITALRDELNCILTAAAALESTLLPHHNNLEKAEETNSLKMKDDNDIPDFSLLKHMHGEELMTFLKSEWLKSRRQHEYELQQTTEELFRLKRHLAKDGAVLPFRKERELEFIKSKLLQTISKMDGIISRKEGSGSHYNEDDELCRLKDRIGSLLDENEHLRGLLSDKRNEAKQLSAQVVDAQSNVAQRSLSESKLCDELQDLKIESHLKELLELSVLREVFGSYENQIDDHNQEECFLRELLMEKEERLLTMSGDKRKLKYENDQLVSIVGSKLVQHHEEFDLVNDELTMFREKVCEQELLILEFKGESSSMKSCLDEAIQQIHVCKQEIVGLTESLASMSVALEEAKEQNALLDATIWEMKRTAAPRTDGHIGDDAGPLEQFTLVSMEKLSKAYSDFESRLAQSMKQNDIRLTRIIRRFNPLVQQVAVLKKKEFWYKQILEIKCSNLEKAEAEVDVLGDEVETLLSVLGKIYIALDHYSPVLKHYPGVTEILNVAHKVLKGESIEQYNTLLKH, encoded by the exons ATGGCGCCGGCGCCGCCGGCGGCTGAACAGCCC TTGGAGCATGAGCTGCAACAAGAGCTCTCCAGCATCATGCTCCAGGGCTACATTACCGGTCTGCGTCGCGAGTTCGAGACCAAGCTATGTGAGAATCACAACCATATCAGCACACTGAGCAAGAGCTGCAAGGAAAACCTTTCCGAGATCACCGCGCTACGAGACGAGCTTAACTGCATCCTGACCGCCGCAGCAGCTTTAGAGTCCACCCTTCTTCCTCACCACAACAATCTTGAGAAAGCCGAGGAGACGAACTCTCTCAAGATGAAAGATGACAATGACATCCCGGATTTTTCGCTCCTGAAGCACATGCACGGCGAAGAACTCATGACCTTTCTCAAGTCGGAGTGGCTGAAATCGCGAAGGCAGCACGAGTATGAACTACAGCAGACGACTGAAGAGCTGTTCAGGCTGAAAAGGCATCTGGCGAAAGATGGAGCTGTGTTGCCTTTTAGGAAAGAGAGAGAGCTTGAGTTCATCAAATCAAAGCTGCTTCAGACTATCTCCAAAATGGATGGCATTATCTCGAGGAAAGAGGGCTCTGGCTCTCattacaatgaggatgatgagcTATGCAGATTGAAGGACAGAATTGGTTCTCTGCTCGACGAAAATGAACATCTCCGAGGTTTGCTGTCCGACAAAAGAAATGAGGCTAAGCAGCTCTCTGCACAAGTAGTCGACGCGCAAAGCAATGTCGCGCAGCGCTCGCTCTCCGAGTCAAAACTCTGCGATGAGCTTCAAGATCTGAAGATTGAGAGCCACTTGAAAGAGCTATTGGAACTGTCTGTATTAAGAGAAGTTTTTGGCAGTTACGAAAATCAGATTGATGATCACAACCAGGAGGAGTGCTTCCTCAGAGAGTTGCTTATGGAGAAAGAAGAGCGGTTACTTACCATGTCTGGGGATAAACGTAAGCTCAAGTATGAAAATGACCAGCTTGTATCTATTGTAGGATCAAAACTGGTTCAGCATCATGAGGAATTCGACTTGGTTAACGATGAGCTTACGATGTTCAGGGAGAAAGTGTGCGAGCAAGAGCTGCTGATCTTGGAGTTCAAAGGCGAGTCGAGCTCGATGAAGAGCTGTCTGGATGAGGCCATCCAGCAAATCCATGTGTGCAAGCAAGAGATAGTTGGGCTGACTGAAAGCTTAGCTTCCATGTCTGTTGCTTTGGAGGAAGCAAAAGAGCAAAATGCCTTGCTCGACGCGACTATCTGGGAAATGAAGAGAACAGCAGCGCCACGCACCGACGGTCATATAGGAGATGATGCAGGCCCCCTAGAGCAATTTACCCTTGTTAGTATGGAGAAATTGTCTAAAGCATACAGTGATTTCGAAAGCAGATTAGCGCAAAGTATGAAGCAAAATGATATAAG GTTGACTAGAATAATTCGTCGGTTCAACCCACTGGTGCAGCAAGTTGCTGTACTAAAGAAGAAGGAATTCTGGTATAAACAAATACTCGAGATTAAATGCTCGAATCTTGAAAAAGCAGAAGCTGAG GTTGATGTACTTGGCGATGAAGTTGAGACCCTCTTAAGTGTTCTTGGTAAAATCTATATAGCACTTGACCATTACTCTCCTGTCCTGAAGCACTACCCTGGG GTGACCGAGATTCTGAATGTAGCCCATAAGGTGTTGAAAGGAGAAAGTATTGAGCAATACAACACTTTGTTAAAACATTAA
- the LOC125507803 gene encoding WPP domain-associated protein-like isoform X1, whose amino-acid sequence MAPAPPAAEQPQQQPPFFAGQLLHSFASCNLLRLEHELQQELSSIMLQGYITGLRREFETKLCENHNHISTLSKSCKENLSEITALRDELNCILTAAAALESTLLPHHNNLEKAEETNSLKMKDDNDIPDFSLLKHMHGEELMTFLKSEWLKSRRQHEYELQQTTEELFRLKRHLAKDGAVLPFRKERELEFIKSKLLQTISKMDGIISRKEGSGSHYNEDDELCRLKDRIGSLLDENEHLRGLLSDKRNEAKQLSAQVVDAQSNVAQRSLSESKLCDELQDLKIESHLKELLELSVLREVFGSYENQIDDHNQEECFLRELLMEKEERLLTMSGDKRKLKYENDQLVSIVGSKLVQHHEEFDLVNDELTMFREKVCEQELLILEFKGESSSMKSCLDEAIQQIHVCKQEIVGLTESLASMSVALEEAKEQNALLDATIWEMKRTAAPRTDGHIGDDAGPLEQFTLVSMEKLSKAYSDFESRLAQSMKQNDIRLTRIIRRFNPLVQQVAVLKKKEFWYKQILEIKCSNLEKAEAEVDVLGDEVETLLSVLGKIYIALDHYSPVLKHYPGVTEILNVAHKVLKGESIEQYNTLLKH is encoded by the exons ATGGCGCCGGCGCCGCCGGCGGCTGAACAGCCC cagcagcagccgccATTCTTCGCCGGTCAACTACTCCACTCCTTCGCTTCTTGTAATCTACTCCGA TTGGAGCATGAGCTGCAACAAGAGCTCTCCAGCATCATGCTCCAGGGCTACATTACCGGTCTGCGTCGCGAGTTCGAGACCAAGCTATGTGAGAATCACAACCATATCAGCACACTGAGCAAGAGCTGCAAGGAAAACCTTTCCGAGATCACCGCGCTACGAGACGAGCTTAACTGCATCCTGACCGCCGCAGCAGCTTTAGAGTCCACCCTTCTTCCTCACCACAACAATCTTGAGAAAGCCGAGGAGACGAACTCTCTCAAGATGAAAGATGACAATGACATCCCGGATTTTTCGCTCCTGAAGCACATGCACGGCGAAGAACTCATGACCTTTCTCAAGTCGGAGTGGCTGAAATCGCGAAGGCAGCACGAGTATGAACTACAGCAGACGACTGAAGAGCTGTTCAGGCTGAAAAGGCATCTGGCGAAAGATGGAGCTGTGTTGCCTTTTAGGAAAGAGAGAGAGCTTGAGTTCATCAAATCAAAGCTGCTTCAGACTATCTCCAAAATGGATGGCATTATCTCGAGGAAAGAGGGCTCTGGCTCTCattacaatgaggatgatgagcTATGCAGATTGAAGGACAGAATTGGTTCTCTGCTCGACGAAAATGAACATCTCCGAGGTTTGCTGTCCGACAAAAGAAATGAGGCTAAGCAGCTCTCTGCACAAGTAGTCGACGCGCAAAGCAATGTCGCGCAGCGCTCGCTCTCCGAGTCAAAACTCTGCGATGAGCTTCAAGATCTGAAGATTGAGAGCCACTTGAAAGAGCTATTGGAACTGTCTGTATTAAGAGAAGTTTTTGGCAGTTACGAAAATCAGATTGATGATCACAACCAGGAGGAGTGCTTCCTCAGAGAGTTGCTTATGGAGAAAGAAGAGCGGTTACTTACCATGTCTGGGGATAAACGTAAGCTCAAGTATGAAAATGACCAGCTTGTATCTATTGTAGGATCAAAACTGGTTCAGCATCATGAGGAATTCGACTTGGTTAACGATGAGCTTACGATGTTCAGGGAGAAAGTGTGCGAGCAAGAGCTGCTGATCTTGGAGTTCAAAGGCGAGTCGAGCTCGATGAAGAGCTGTCTGGATGAGGCCATCCAGCAAATCCATGTGTGCAAGCAAGAGATAGTTGGGCTGACTGAAAGCTTAGCTTCCATGTCTGTTGCTTTGGAGGAAGCAAAAGAGCAAAATGCCTTGCTCGACGCGACTATCTGGGAAATGAAGAGAACAGCAGCGCCACGCACCGACGGTCATATAGGAGATGATGCAGGCCCCCTAGAGCAATTTACCCTTGTTAGTATGGAGAAATTGTCTAAAGCATACAGTGATTTCGAAAGCAGATTAGCGCAAAGTATGAAGCAAAATGATATAAG GTTGACTAGAATAATTCGTCGGTTCAACCCACTGGTGCAGCAAGTTGCTGTACTAAAGAAGAAGGAATTCTGGTATAAACAAATACTCGAGATTAAATGCTCGAATCTTGAAAAAGCAGAAGCTGAG GTTGATGTACTTGGCGATGAAGTTGAGACCCTCTTAAGTGTTCTTGGTAAAATCTATATAGCACTTGACCATTACTCTCCTGTCCTGAAGCACTACCCTGGG GTGACCGAGATTCTGAATGTAGCCCATAAGGTGTTGAAAGGAGAAAGTATTGAGCAATACAACACTTTGTTAAAACATTAA